From the Microbacterium thalassium genome, one window contains:
- a CDS encoding LssY C-terminal domain-containing protein yields the protein MADRQELRRRYSVGLAIDWFFFVFAGVAAVWLAYLGLTTTFQVGWWGFLVAVVFWVLLAYLVLPRLHRILTTIYVPHYFIGRARTSDGLLGDPVNLAVLGTYEQLDAAMSAAGWTRADPVTLASSWRIITSTVTRRSYDEAPVSPLFLFERKQDVAYQKEVDGNPAKRHHVRFWKCPEDWPLPGGHRVDWLAAGTFDTAVGLSLFTLQFTHRIDANTDIERDFIVRTVREADERVQLEVIEDFSTGYHARNGGGDSIRTDGDLPILDLREVSA from the coding sequence ATGGCCGATCGGCAGGAGCTGCGACGACGGTACTCCGTCGGGCTGGCGATCGACTGGTTCTTCTTCGTGTTCGCCGGCGTCGCCGCCGTGTGGCTGGCCTACCTGGGCCTGACGACCACCTTCCAGGTGGGGTGGTGGGGGTTCCTGGTCGCGGTCGTCTTCTGGGTGCTGCTGGCCTACCTCGTGCTCCCGCGCCTGCATCGGATCCTCACCACGATCTACGTGCCGCACTACTTCATCGGCCGGGCGCGCACGAGCGACGGGCTTCTCGGCGATCCCGTGAACCTCGCGGTCCTCGGGACCTACGAGCAGCTCGACGCCGCGATGAGCGCGGCCGGGTGGACGCGTGCCGACCCGGTGACGCTGGCGTCGTCGTGGCGCATCATCACCTCCACCGTCACGCGCCGCAGCTACGACGAGGCCCCGGTCAGTCCGCTGTTCCTCTTCGAGCGGAAGCAAGACGTCGCCTACCAGAAGGAGGTCGACGGCAACCCCGCCAAGCGCCACCACGTGCGCTTCTGGAAGTGCCCGGAGGACTGGCCGCTGCCCGGCGGCCACCGCGTCGACTGGCTGGCCGCCGGCACGTTCGACACCGCGGTCGGGCTGTCGCTGTTCACACTGCAGTTCACGCACCGCATCGACGCGAACACCGACATCGAGCGCGACTTCATCGTCCGGACCGTGCGCGAGGCGGACGAGCGCGTGCAGCTCGAGGTCATCGAGGACTTCTCCACCGGCTACCACGCGCGCAACGGCGGCGGCGACAGCATCCGCACCGACGGCGATCTGCCGATCCTCGATCTGCGGGAGGTGAGCGCATGA
- a CDS encoding J domain-containing protein — protein MFDSPLSASAYDVLGVAPDADDEALRRAYRLRQRATHPDTGGDAAAFIQVQRAWELVGTPEARAAYDRGHGFGAAAPAEWSPWQAPRTPARDTRPRARSHGHPGGWRRERYLALIREWAGRGVELEDPYDPALVRSAPHAVRRLLADALAEEATARIVSDLGMGYTVWHDVEAMGRGGSQDDKLDHIVLGPSGLYGVLSEDFGGPVRVRRGELVGDGVGEPPIAGLLARMRVIARAAGVRFSGAIVVLPDEDVLDQVDELGRVRGMPVAVVARSALSTVLRRGITGVRDIGGNEVFDVRTRLQRVVRFV, from the coding sequence GTGTTCGACAGTCCGCTGTCGGCGTCCGCCTACGACGTGCTCGGCGTCGCTCCGGATGCCGACGACGAGGCCCTGCGCCGCGCCTACCGGCTGCGGCAGCGTGCGACCCACCCCGACACCGGCGGCGACGCCGCCGCGTTCATCCAGGTGCAGCGCGCGTGGGAGCTCGTCGGCACGCCCGAGGCGCGCGCCGCGTACGACCGCGGACACGGCTTCGGCGCGGCCGCTCCTGCGGAGTGGTCGCCGTGGCAGGCGCCGCGCACGCCGGCGCGCGACACCCGCCCCCGTGCCCGCTCGCACGGCCATCCCGGCGGCTGGCGCCGCGAGCGCTACCTCGCGCTCATCCGGGAGTGGGCCGGCCGCGGCGTCGAACTCGAGGACCCGTACGACCCGGCGCTCGTGCGTTCGGCGCCTCACGCGGTCCGCCGTCTGCTGGCGGATGCGCTCGCCGAAGAGGCGACGGCCCGCATCGTCTCGGACCTCGGCATGGGCTACACGGTGTGGCACGACGTCGAGGCGATGGGCCGCGGCGGGAGCCAGGACGACAAGCTCGACCACATCGTGCTGGGGCCGAGCGGTCTCTACGGCGTGCTGTCCGAGGACTTCGGCGGGCCGGTGCGCGTACGACGCGGCGAACTCGTCGGCGACGGCGTCGGCGAGCCGCCGATCGCGGGGCTGCTCGCCCGCATGCGCGTCATCGCCCGCGCCGCCGGCGTGCGGTTCAGCGGCGCCATCGTGGTGCTCCCCGACGAGGACGTCCTCGACCAGGTCGACGAGCTCGGCAGGGTGCGCGGGATGCCGGTGGCCGTCGTCGCCCGCAGCGCGCTGTCGACCGTGCTGCGTCGCGGCATCACGGGCGTGCGCGACATCGGCGGCAACGAGGTGTTCGACGTGCGCACGCGGCTGCAGCGCGTCGTGCGCTTCGTGTGA